From Longimicrobiales bacterium, one genomic window encodes:
- the upp gene encoding uracil phosphoribosyltransferase, translated as MSELPNLTVVDHPLIRHKLGLLRSVDTPVKLFRELVDEISTLMAYEATRDLAEEPTDVQTPLEQMVGSRLAGGKLVIVPVLRAGLGMVEGVLRLLPSARVGHVGMARDEESLQPDEYYFKIPEHPEERRFLVVDPMLATGGSAAAAIDGLKRRGVRKITLMCLVAAPEGVRALLEAHPDVSIFAAALDRKLNELGYIVPGLGDAGDRLYGTK; from the coding sequence ATGTCCGAGCTGCCTAACCTGACCGTCGTAGACCACCCGCTCATTCGGCATAAGCTCGGCCTGCTGCGCTCTGTCGATACCCCGGTGAAACTGTTCCGGGAGCTTGTGGACGAGATTTCGACGTTGATGGCGTATGAAGCCACACGAGACCTCGCAGAAGAACCCACAGACGTTCAGACCCCGCTCGAGCAGATGGTCGGGTCTCGCCTAGCCGGGGGAAAGTTGGTAATCGTGCCGGTACTTAGGGCAGGATTAGGCATGGTGGAGGGAGTTCTGAGGCTCCTCCCGAGTGCCCGCGTGGGTCACGTGGGGATGGCCCGCGACGAGGAGTCGCTTCAGCCCGACGAGTACTACTTCAAGATCCCGGAACATCCCGAAGAGCGCCGCTTCCTCGTGGTCGATCCCATGCTCGCCACAGGCGGCTCCGCTGCTGCGGCGATCGATGGACTCAAGCGCCGAGGAGTGAGGAAAATCACGCTCATGTGCTTGGTCGCGGCTCCTGAAGGAGTGCGTGCCTTGCTGGAGGCCCATCCTGATGTGTCGATCTTCGCGGCGGCGCTCGATCGGAAGCTAAACGAACTCGGGTACATCGTCCCTGGCTTGGGCGATGCTGGGGACCGGCTCTACGGGACCAAGTAG
- a CDS encoding site-2 protease family protein produces MEAILLIVVLIFSVVVHEVAHAWQARREGDFTADRLGRITLNPIPHLDVMGSVLVPMLLHFSGSGFLFGWAKPVPVDPRNYRDPVWGDIRVSMAGIVSNLVLAVLATIASGVVVKINATVGPLGGLTDLLGQAAFYGILINLVLAFFNLIPLPPLDGSHVVAHLLPEAAALRYRQAGRYGIPVLMALFFFAPGAFRYLMWPVTFFLGLADSFIRLWM; encoded by the coding sequence ATGGAAGCCATTCTCCTTATTGTTGTTCTCATCTTTTCCGTCGTTGTGCATGAGGTCGCTCACGCATGGCAGGCGCGTAGAGAAGGGGACTTTACCGCAGACCGCCTCGGGCGCATCACGCTCAATCCGATCCCCCACCTCGACGTGATGGGGTCGGTCTTGGTGCCCATGCTCCTGCACTTTAGTGGAAGCGGATTCTTGTTCGGGTGGGCAAAGCCGGTTCCGGTGGATCCTCGGAATTACCGGGATCCGGTATGGGGTGACATTCGAGTTTCGATGGCCGGCATTGTGTCGAACCTCGTCCTTGCGGTGTTGGCGACGATCGCCTCGGGTGTGGTAGTAAAGATCAATGCCACGGTAGGGCCTCTGGGTGGGTTGACTGACCTCCTGGGACAAGCTGCGTTCTACGGGATTCTTATCAACCTGGTCCTGGCCTTCTTCAACCTGATTCCGTTGCCGCCCCTGGATGGTTCGCACGTTGTTGCTCACTTGCTTCCCGAGGCCGCGGCACTGCGCTACCGTCAAGCCGGCCGGTACGGTATTCCGGTCCTAATGGCACTCTTTTTCTTTGCTCCGGGAGCGTTTCGTTACCTGATGTGGCCGGTGACTTTTTTTCTAGGCTTGGCGGACTCGTTCATTCGTTTGTGGATGTGA
- the scpB gene encoding SMC-Scp complex subunit ScpB produces MNASQIVEAVLFASDAPLTPDEIARADSQLDEDLVETALKELRAEYDDAQRAFELTEVAEGYQILTRSEFAPYLERFDNVPRSTRLSGPSIETLAIIAYRQPLGRLEIEYIRGVGASGVIRTLQDRNLIDIVGRSEGLGRPLLYGTTTHFLEHFGFRSLEDLPRPEELPIILRDRLPLGTDGEDAEEEAQVTLALGESEEGDAEEGLAQGAGADAEGEAVVEAGDAETAAAVDADVEESSEGEEESADVEEPVIDEEPDDEEATSAPDASY; encoded by the coding sequence TTGAACGCTTCACAGATTGTGGAAGCTGTCCTCTTCGCTTCCGACGCTCCGCTTACCCCTGACGAGATTGCTCGCGCGGACTCTCAGCTGGACGAAGACCTGGTCGAGACCGCTCTGAAGGAGTTGCGGGCGGAGTACGACGATGCTCAGCGCGCCTTCGAGCTCACGGAGGTGGCGGAAGGGTACCAGATCCTGACGCGATCGGAATTCGCGCCGTACTTGGAACGATTCGACAACGTCCCTCGCTCGACGCGTCTGTCCGGACCTTCGATCGAGACGTTGGCAATCATCGCGTATCGACAGCCATTGGGTCGCCTTGAGATCGAGTACATCCGTGGAGTTGGTGCGTCAGGCGTCATTCGTACACTGCAGGACCGAAACTTGATCGACATTGTCGGCCGTTCAGAAGGGCTGGGACGTCCGCTTCTCTACGGGACGACAACTCACTTCCTCGAACATTTTGGATTCCGTTCTCTGGAAGACCTGCCGCGGCCGGAAGAGCTCCCGATCATCCTTCGCGACCGACTGCCCTTGGGCACCGATGGTGAGGACGCCGAGGAAGAGGCACAGGTCACCCTGGCGTTGGGTGAAAGTGAAGAGGGTGATGCCGAGGAAGGCCTCGCCCAGGGCGCGGGTGCCGATGCGGAAGGCGAAGCCGTCGTTGAGGCTGGAGATGCCGAAACGGCGGCCGCTGTCGACGCGGACGTCGAAGAGTCGTCCGAGGGTGAAGAAGAGTCAGCTGACGTCGAAGAGCCGGTAATCGACGAAGAGCCCGACGACGAAGAGGCCACTAGTGCCCCCGACGCCTCTTACTGA
- the rpsT gene encoding 30S ribosomal protein S20, protein MPNIKSAKKRMVLSAAARLRNRAERRKIRTVIKRVRQAPNAEEGQANLREAVALLDRAATRRLFHPNRVARVKGQLTRHVGSL, encoded by the coding sequence ATGCCGAACATCAAGAGCGCCAAAAAGCGGATGGTACTGAGTGCAGCAGCCCGGTTAAGGAACCGAGCTGAGCGCCGTAAGATCCGCACGGTCATCAAGAGGGTCCGCCAAGCCCCGAACGCTGAAGAGGGTCAGGCCAACCTTCGTGAAGCCGTCGCGCTTCTCGATCGCGCTGCGACGCGACGCCTGTTCCACCCCAATCGGGTGGCTCGGGTGAAAGGGCAACTCACACGACACGTGGGTTCGCTCTAA
- a CDS encoding pseudouridine synthase has product MTEEIRVQKYLSRAGRASRREAERLMAAGRVSVNGEVTTELGTRVVAGRDVVAVDGVVVEIQAKKWIAFHKPVGVLTTRSDPHGGRTIYDVLPDEFSALRYVGRLDRPTEGLLLLTNDGDAANGLLHPGREVEREYSVVVAGVMDEAAVNRLRRGVELDDGPARPKSVRVVERGELDTTLALVLTEGRKREVRRMLLAVNFGVQRLVRTRFGRVRLERLASGEWRKLSAFEIESLLDLSSLK; this is encoded by the coding sequence GTGACTGAAGAGATCCGGGTTCAGAAGTATCTTTCTAGGGCCGGTCGTGCATCTCGGCGAGAGGCCGAGCGTCTCATGGCGGCCGGACGCGTCTCCGTAAACGGGGAAGTGACTACCGAACTCGGTACTCGAGTGGTCGCGGGAAGGGACGTGGTCGCTGTGGATGGGGTCGTGGTTGAAATCCAAGCCAAGAAATGGATCGCGTTTCATAAGCCGGTCGGGGTGCTTACGACGCGAAGCGACCCACACGGAGGGAGGACGATCTACGATGTCCTTCCCGATGAGTTCTCCGCGCTGCGCTATGTGGGGCGCTTGGACCGTCCGACAGAAGGTCTTCTCCTCCTCACGAACGACGGAGATGCCGCCAACGGCTTGCTGCACCCCGGTCGTGAGGTCGAGAGGGAGTATTCAGTCGTGGTTGCGGGTGTGATGGACGAGGCCGCAGTGAACCGACTCCGGCGTGGCGTGGAGCTCGACGACGGTCCGGCTCGCCCAAAATCGGTCCGAGTTGTGGAGCGAGGTGAGTTGGATACGACGTTGGCGCTGGTGCTCACGGAAGGCCGGAAGCGGGAAGTCCGCCGCATGTTGTTGGCCGTAAATTTCGGCGTCCAACGTTTGGTGAGAACGAGGTTCGGACGCGTGCGGTTGGAGCGCCTCGCCAGTGGTGAGTGGCGTAAGTTGAGTGCGTTTGAAATCGAGAGCCTACTGGACTTGTCCAGTCTAAAATAG
- a CDS encoding segregation/condensation protein A — protein MNLAVLEGKAERGDFFLVEFDRFQGPLDLLLHLIRSQDIDIFDIPISTITKQFLRAIKDLEVSDLDGAGEFLEMAATLIRIKAQMLLPRPMDEEDEDPRAELVRRLLEHEQIREISQRMRVAEADRARRFGKGFIPPRPKAAKTDLPLETSWDEVFATALLVEMPTPERVHQISHRSTVSMQEKVVLILDTLKDNSRVEFNKLVFGFQDKMHGVMTFLAGLELTRRRVLFLRQTRPFQELWMYRRNDEAQEEPFPEELADDFGAPDEPSTELEPEEGVDA, from the coding sequence GTGAATCTTGCCGTTCTTGAGGGTAAGGCCGAACGAGGGGATTTCTTCCTCGTCGAGTTCGATCGGTTTCAGGGGCCGCTCGACCTGCTTCTTCATCTCATTCGGTCTCAGGATATCGATATTTTCGATATCCCGATCTCGACGATCACGAAGCAGTTCTTGCGGGCTATCAAGGATCTGGAAGTCAGTGATCTCGACGGCGCCGGCGAATTTTTGGAGATGGCTGCCACCCTCATCCGTATCAAAGCGCAGATGCTCCTGCCGCGGCCGATGGACGAAGAGGACGAGGATCCACGTGCCGAACTCGTCCGGCGTCTCCTCGAGCACGAGCAGATTCGGGAGATCTCGCAGCGAATGAGGGTGGCTGAGGCGGATCGGGCCAGGAGATTCGGGAAGGGTTTTATTCCTCCCCGCCCGAAGGCGGCGAAGACGGACCTGCCCCTGGAGACCAGCTGGGATGAGGTCTTTGCTACGGCGCTTCTCGTCGAGATGCCGACGCCGGAACGCGTGCACCAGATTTCGCACCGAAGTACCGTCTCCATGCAGGAGAAGGTCGTGCTCATCTTGGATACCCTGAAGGACAACTCCCGAGTCGAGTTCAACAAGCTCGTGTTTGGTTTCCAGGACAAGATGCACGGCGTCATGACCTTCTTGGCAGGGCTTGAATTGACTCGGCGCCGGGTGCTTTTCTTGCGCCAGACACGGCCCTTCCAAGAACTATGGATGTACCGGCGAAACGACGAGGCTCAAGAAGAGCCGTTCCCTGAGGAACTCGCCGACGATTTCGGGGCTCCCGACGAGCCCTCCACTGAACTCGAGCCCGAAGAAGGAGTCGACGCTTGA